The following proteins are co-located in the Komagataeibacter sp. FNDCF1 genome:
- a CDS encoding cytosine permease has product MSGAVENHTIYQIPHDQRHGRIRDLFAVWFSTNLTLLTVVTGALGTGLFGLSFLLSVIAIVLGNVVGAVVMALHAAQGPMLGVPQMVQSRGQFGTFGAMPIICLVVLMYIGFVASNFVVGGDALHAALPAMGRTGAIGLIVLLTLVPCCMGYRTIHALSRLISWVAGGVIVYCLWLGYRAFPPGTMADTHGTPAGFCSMFTAAALWQIAYAPYVSDSSRYLPANAAGSHAAFLTTYIGTVTGTVLPMILGSMIALQTSAASVATVLAHLAGAWATPVLVVLTLSIALGNAISLYGGALSAMTVVQTFVPDWRAALRDRMLATLLLVGVALVMALGMAGSFMQSYAAFLDLLMAVMVPWTAINLADYYLLRRGIYDVPSFFRRDGGVYGYCNIPALGAYAIGAAAELPFMHNGFHTGMFAHMLHGVDVSWIVGLVVTTMVYLLTARQRGQT; this is encoded by the coding sequence ATGAGCGGCGCTGTTGAAAACCATACCATCTACCAGATTCCCCATGACCAGCGGCATGGACGCATACGTGACCTGTTTGCCGTATGGTTCAGCACGAACCTGACGCTGCTGACCGTTGTGACCGGGGCGCTGGGTACCGGCCTGTTCGGGCTGTCCTTTTTGCTGTCGGTCATTGCAATCGTGCTGGGCAATGTGGTGGGGGCCGTTGTCATGGCGCTGCATGCGGCACAGGGGCCGATGCTGGGCGTGCCGCAGATGGTGCAGAGCCGGGGGCAGTTCGGAACCTTCGGGGCGATGCCCATCATCTGCCTGGTCGTGCTGATGTATATCGGCTTTGTGGCATCCAACTTCGTGGTCGGCGGTGATGCGCTGCATGCGGCCCTGCCCGCCATGGGGCGAACCGGCGCAATCGGGCTGATCGTACTGCTGACCCTTGTCCCGTGCTGCATGGGCTACCGGACCATTCACGCATTGTCCCGGCTGATCAGCTGGGTGGCAGGTGGTGTGATCGTATATTGCCTGTGGCTGGGCTACCGGGCCTTTCCGCCGGGTACGATGGCGGACACACATGGCACGCCTGCCGGGTTCTGCAGCATGTTTACCGCCGCTGCGCTGTGGCAGATTGCCTATGCACCCTATGTTTCGGATTCGTCACGCTATCTTCCGGCCAATGCGGCGGGAAGCCACGCGGCTTTCCTGACCACCTATATCGGTACGGTCACCGGCACCGTGCTGCCCATGATCCTGGGCAGCATGATTGCCCTGCAGACTTCCGCCGCATCGGTCGCAACCGTACTGGCCCATCTGGCAGGCGCGTGGGCGACACCCGTACTGGTCGTGCTGACACTTTCCATCGCGCTGGGCAATGCCATAAGCCTGTATGGTGGCGCGCTGTCCGCCATGACCGTGGTCCAGACCTTTGTGCCGGACTGGCGGGCGGCATTGCGCGATCGCATGCTGGCCACATTGCTGCTGGTCGGGGTGGCACTGGTCATGGCGCTGGGCATGGCGGGCAGTTTCATGCAATCCTATGCCGCCTTCCTGGATCTGCTCATGGCGGTCATGGTGCCATGGACCGCCATCAATCTGGCGGATTACTACCTGCTGCGCCGGGGCATATATGATGTGCCGTCCTTCTTCCGCCGGGATGGGGGCGTGTACGGATATTGCAATATCCCTGCCCTTGGCGCTTATGCCATCGGGGCAGCGGCTGAATTGCCCTTCATGCACAACGGGTTCCATACCGGCATGTTCGCGCACATGCTGCATGGGGTGGACGTGTCATGGATCGTGGGGCTGGTCGTGACCACGATGGTCTATCTCCTGACCGCCCGGCAGCGCGGACAGACGTGA
- a CDS encoding glyoxylate/hydroxypyruvate reductase A, with translation MVRLVISSDGPAAVGGWRAAFRAVAPHLQTCSWYDPAYRPGPDDYALVWHPSSADLARMGGLRGIICTGAGVNQLLGDPAFPHHVPLVRMGGAQTAALMADYVLWAVLGLLRDARTWAIQQDARIWRENHVSRTSAETRVGVMGMGHLGAHVAGHLRHAGFMVSGWRRSTQDVPGIRVFAGREALPEFLANVDILVNLLPSTPQTRGMIDHALLARLPRGAGLVNVGRGDHVVQDDLLRALDDGMLGGAVLDVTTPEPLPPDHPLWRHERVTLTPHVASWASQEAQARYVVEVIDQMEHNERPALLYEPARGY, from the coding sequence ATGGTAAGGCTTGTCATCAGTTCGGATGGTCCCGCCGCCGTGGGGGGCTGGCGCGCTGCGTTCCGTGCGGTTGCTCCGCATCTGCAGACCTGTTCATGGTACGACCCGGCATACCGGCCGGGGCCGGATGATTATGCGCTGGTATGGCATCCGTCCTCGGCTGATCTGGCGCGCATGGGGGGATTGCGGGGCATCATATGCACGGGTGCAGGGGTCAATCAGTTGCTGGGCGACCCGGCATTCCCCCACCACGTGCCACTGGTGCGCATGGGTGGCGCGCAGACGGCGGCGCTGATGGCGGATTACGTGCTGTGGGCGGTGCTGGGTCTGCTGCGCGATGCACGGACATGGGCCATCCAGCAGGATGCCCGGATATGGCGTGAAAACCATGTCTCACGTACCAGCGCGGAAACGCGGGTGGGTGTCATGGGCATGGGGCATCTGGGTGCGCATGTGGCGGGACACCTGCGGCATGCCGGTTTCATGGTATCGGGCTGGCGGCGTTCGACGCAGGATGTGCCGGGCATCAGGGTTTTCGCAGGAAGGGAGGCGCTGCCTGAATTCCTGGCCAACGTGGATATTCTGGTCAATCTGCTGCCCAGTACGCCACAGACACGTGGCATGATCGATCATGCCCTGCTGGCGCGGCTGCCGCGCGGGGCAGGGCTGGTCAATGTCGGGCGCGGAGATCATGTCGTGCAGGATGACCTGCTGCGCGCGCTGGATGACGGAATGCTGGGTGGGGCGGTGCTGGATGTCACGACGCCCGAACCCCTGCCACCCGATCACCCGCTATGGCGGCATGAACGGGTAACGCTGACCCCGCATGTGGCGTCCTGGGCCTCGCAGGAGGCACAGGCGCGTTACGTGGTGGAGGTGATCGACCAGATGGAACACAATGAGCGCCCCGCCCTGCTTTATGAACCGGCGCGCGGCTACTGA
- a CDS encoding Dps family protein, whose translation MMTTKAAEAGKAHVRTYLGTPTDLEHDAVHEIAAGLKTVLADVFALYIKTKNFHWHMSGRHFRDYHLLLDEQGDQIFAMTDPMAERARKIGGNTLHSVGEIARLTGVADNDADYVTPEDMLAELREDNLALTARMRAVHAVCDEGNDVATASLLETWIDETERRTWFLFEATRPAFGSNN comes from the coding sequence ATGATGACAACCAAGGCAGCTGAAGCCGGCAAGGCTCATGTCCGGACCTATCTCGGCACTCCGACGGACCTGGAGCACGACGCGGTGCATGAAATCGCAGCCGGGCTGAAGACGGTGCTGGCAGATGTGTTTGCGCTCTATATCAAGACCAAGAACTTCCACTGGCATATGAGTGGCCGCCATTTTCGTGACTATCACCTGCTGCTGGATGAACAGGGTGACCAGATCTTTGCCATGACCGACCCCATGGCGGAACGGGCGCGCAAGATTGGTGGCAATACGCTGCATTCCGTGGGCGAGATCGCACGGCTGACCGGTGTGGCTGACAATGATGCCGACTATGTCACGCCCGAGGACATGCTGGCCGAGCTGCGTGAGGACAACCTTGCCCTGACCGCCCGCATGCGCGCGGTCCATGCCGTATGTGATGAAGGCAATGATGTCGCCACCGCAAGCCTGCTGGAAACCTGGATTGACGAGACCGAGCGGCGCACATGGTTCCTGTTCGAAGCCACCCGTCCGGCCTTTGGCAGTAATAACTGA
- a CDS encoding beta-N-acetylhexosaminidase, producing MPQPLTYQPQGDALALDGGVRVEWQGMRSAMLDRAVVRFASRLAILSGRDAAPGGQGGLILRIDCASPDPGLLSVHMREHYRLRTGPEGATLVADGPAGVLRGLSTLLQLVEQPDTGPVLDGAIIDDGPRFAWRGLLVDVSRHFMSVTALERQLDMMELTRLNVLHLHLSDGQGFRVESRLFPRLQQVAGPGRYYTRQQVRALVDYASDRGIRIVPEFDAPGHSYAMLRAYPQYAARPVTTPMDPKRVVRAALDPSNPQVYVFLAQLYHEMAGLFPDACFHVGGDEVRPDEWTTNPKISAFMKQHGYADAPALQAAFTQRVQAILAHEGKTMMGWDELIQAPVPASIVIEPWRGSRYTAQATAAGHPVVVSAGYYLDLLLPAVEHYRVDPLDPQGNGLPPEQVAQAHAPFLEAFALDPTARMTPAQDRLVMGAEAALWTEIVTEEMLDGRLWPRAAALAERFWSPASVRDENSLAARLPMIQSELEKLGNRATADRQHMMERLAPHGKAPLATLLSVTSPVRNYALNHVFGPGRVTPTENPPPLDRVADIATPDSFVAAAFVRDVRAYLAGRHDLAAGLRARLEDWRDNDARLRQVAQVDAGVNDALPASALLAQLAQAGLDTLDGTRTAWPAGGPAALATAQNQFAASRSILAVRSTPQPAGDLLQDITPGIVALVQAGRGGR from the coding sequence ATGCCGCAACCCCTGACCTATCAGCCGCAGGGTGACGCGCTTGCGCTGGATGGCGGCGTAAGGGTGGAATGGCAGGGCATGCGTTCGGCCATGCTGGACAGGGCGGTGGTGCGTTTTGCGTCGCGGCTGGCAATCCTGTCCGGCCGGGATGCGGCGCCGGGCGGGCAGGGCGGTCTGATCCTGCGGATTGATTGCGCCAGTCCTGATCCGGGCCTGCTGTCGGTCCATATGCGCGAGCATTACCGCCTGCGGACCGGGCCGGAGGGGGCAACGCTGGTGGCGGACGGCCCGGCTGGCGTGCTGCGTGGCCTGAGCACGCTGCTGCAACTGGTGGAACAGCCTGACACGGGGCCGGTTCTGGACGGCGCCATTATCGATGACGGCCCCCGTTTTGCATGGCGGGGCCTGCTGGTCGATGTCAGCCGCCATTTCATGTCGGTTACGGCGCTGGAGCGGCAACTCGACATGATGGAACTGACCCGGCTCAATGTCCTGCACCTGCATCTGTCGGACGGGCAGGGATTCCGGGTGGAAAGCAGGCTGTTCCCGCGTCTTCAGCAGGTTGCCGGGCCGGGGCGCTACTATACCCGGCAGCAGGTGCGTGCCCTTGTGGACTATGCATCGGACCGGGGAATCCGCATCGTGCCGGAGTTTGATGCACCGGGTCACAGCTACGCCATGCTGCGTGCCTATCCGCAATATGCCGCCCGGCCCGTGACCACGCCCATGGACCCGAAGCGGGTGGTGCGGGCCGCGCTCGATCCGTCCAACCCGCAGGTCTATGTGTTTCTGGCGCAACTCTATCATGAAATGGCCGGACTGTTCCCTGATGCCTGCTTCCATGTTGGCGGGGACGAGGTCCGGCCGGATGAATGGACGACGAACCCGAAGATAAGCGCCTTCATGAAGCAGCATGGCTATGCTGATGCACCTGCCCTGCAGGCGGCTTTCACGCAGCGGGTACAGGCCATCCTGGCGCATGAAGGCAAGACCATGATGGGGTGGGATGAACTGATCCAGGCCCCGGTGCCGGCTTCCATCGTGATCGAACCCTGGCGGGGGTCGCGCTATACGGCGCAGGCCACGGCGGCGGGGCATCCGGTCGTGGTTTCGGCCGGGTACTATCTCGACCTGCTGCTGCCCGCGGTGGAACATTACCGTGTTGACCCGCTGGACCCGCAGGGCAACGGCCTGCCGCCAGAACAGGTGGCCCAGGCGCATGCGCCCTTCCTGGAAGCCTTTGCCCTTGATCCCACAGCCCGTATGACTCCGGCGCAGGACCGGCTTGTCATGGGCGCGGAAGCCGCGTTGTGGACGGAAATCGTGACGGAGGAGATGCTCGATGGCCGCCTGTGGCCACGTGCGGCGGCCCTGGCGGAACGGTTCTGGTCGCCTGCTTCCGTGCGGGATGAAAACAGTCTTGCCGCCCGCCTGCCCATGATCCAGTCGGAACTGGAGAAACTGGGGAACCGCGCCACGGCCGACCGCCAGCACATGATGGAGCGGCTTGCCCCCCATGGTAAGGCCCCGCTTGCCACGCTGCTGTCCGTGACCAGTCCCGTGCGCAATTACGCCCTTAACCACGTGTTCGGCCCCGGCCGCGTAACCCCGACCGAGAACCCGCCCCCCTTGGACCGGGTGGCGGATATTGCAACGCCCGACAGTTTCGTGGCGGCGGCCTTCGTGCGCGATGTGCGGGCCTATCTGGCGGGCCGGCATGATCTGGCCGCAGGCCTGCGCGCCCGGCTGGAAGACTGGCGCGATAATGACGCCCGCCTGCGGCAGGTGGCGCAGGTCGATGCGGGTGTGAATGATGCATTGCCCGCATCCGCCCTGCTGGCGCAACTGGCACAGGCGGGGCTGGATACGCTGGATGGCACACGAACCGCATGGCCTGCGGGGGGACCGGCGGCGCTTGCTACGGCACAGAACCAGTTTGCGGCCAGCCGTTCCATTCTGGCGGTCAGGAGCACGCCCCAGCCCGCAGGTGACCTGCTGCAGGATATCACACCCGGTATTGTTGCGCTGGTTCAGGCAGGCAGGGGCGGCAGGTAG
- a CDS encoding phosphoenolpyruvate hydrolase family protein, with protein sequence MPSIPRSDILARFRSMIAARTPIVGGGAGTGLSAKCEAAGGIDLIVIYNSGRYRMAGRGSLAGLLAYGNANQIVMEMAREVLPVVPHTPVLAGVNGTDPFVDFDVFLDDVKRVGFSGIQNFPTVGLIDGTFRKNLEETGMSYSMEVDVVARARHKDLLTTPYVFNAAEAVDMAKAGADVLVAHMGLTTGGAIGAETAFTLEDSIERINEITQAARAVRSDIIILCHGGPIAMPADAQKVLSACPDCHGFYGASSMERLPVEGALTEQTRSFKALTR encoded by the coding sequence ATGCCCAGCATCCCCCGCAGTGATATCCTTGCCCGGTTCCGCAGCATGATCGCAGCACGCACGCCCATTGTGGGTGGTGGCGCGGGCACCGGCCTGTCCGCCAAGTGCGAGGCGGCGGGCGGGATCGACCTGATCGTGATCTACAATTCCGGCCGTTACCGCATGGCGGGGCGTGGTTCGCTGGCCGGACTGCTGGCCTATGGCAACGCCAACCAGATCGTGATGGAAATGGCGCGTGAAGTCCTGCCCGTGGTGCCACATACCCCGGTGCTGGCGGGGGTGAACGGCACGGACCCGTTCGTGGATTTTGACGTGTTTCTGGATGATGTGAAGCGGGTCGGCTTTTCAGGTATCCAGAACTTTCCGACCGTAGGGCTGATTGACGGCACCTTCCGCAAGAACCTTGAGGAAACCGGCATGAGCTACAGCATGGAGGTCGATGTCGTGGCCCGCGCGCGCCACAAGGACCTGCTGACCACGCCCTATGTGTTCAACGCGGCCGAGGCGGTGGACATGGCCAAGGCGGGAGCGGACGTGCTGGTGGCGCATATGGGGCTGACCACCGGCGGGGCCATCGGCGCGGAAACCGCCTTCACGCTGGAGGACTCGATTGAACGCATCAACGAGATTACACAGGCGGCGCGCGCTGTCCGGTCCGATATCATCATCCTGTGCCATGGCGGCCCGATCGCCATGCCCGCGGATGCGCAGAAAGTACTCTCGGCCTGCCCGGACTGCCATGGCTTCTATGGCGCATCCAGCATGGAGCGCCTGCCTGTCGAAGGGGCACTGACCGAACAGACCCGCAGTTTCAAGGCCCTGACACGCTGA
- a CDS encoding MFS transporter, with protein sequence MYGSRVKSDPAPRLVARLAIALFLSYMAVALPLAALPVAVLHWPGYGNGLAGLAVGIAFFSTILSRNHSGAYADIRGGRPCMRAGLALYAAASLICALAGLSMLPPAARYTILIAGRLLLGVGESLTIVGMLGWGIGLMGHERAGRVLAWTGAAMYGAFAAGGPIGLSLYEHGGIATVMLVSALLPLMGLALVQGVPASTPHAGARPPFWRILGTIRWQGMGVTLQGVGFGALGAFLPLRFIHAHWSHAGLGLTCFGVAFVAGRLTCGHLPDRIGGLKVALFSLMIEAAGQYLLWCASSPLLAFAGAVLTGAGCSMVYPSLGVEVVRLVPPNMRGTALGGFAAFQDLAYGATGPVAGLLADRFGYDIVFLLGGLCATGGVGIVLGLLNARKREARAG encoded by the coding sequence ATGTACGGATCACGCGTGAAATCTGATCCGGCCCCCCGGCTGGTGGCAAGACTGGCCATTGCCCTGTTCCTGTCCTACATGGCGGTGGCGCTGCCGCTGGCGGCCCTGCCGGTCGCGGTCCTGCACTGGCCGGGCTATGGCAACGGGCTGGCGGGGCTGGCGGTGGGCATTGCGTTTTTCTCCACCATCCTCAGCCGCAACCACTCCGGCGCCTATGCCGACATACGGGGCGGGCGGCCATGCATGCGCGCGGGCCTGGCGCTGTATGCCGCGGCAAGCCTGATCTGTGCGCTGGCCGGCCTGTCCATGCTCCCCCCTGCCGCCCGTTACACCATACTGATCGCGGGCAGGCTCCTGCTGGGCGTAGGCGAGAGCCTGACCATTGTCGGCATGCTCGGCTGGGGTATCGGGCTTATGGGGCATGAACGCGCGGGCCGCGTGCTGGCCTGGACGGGGGCGGCCATGTACGGCGCCTTTGCCGCAGGTGGCCCGATCGGGCTGAGCCTGTATGAACATGGCGGGATCGCGACAGTCATGCTGGTATCGGCCCTGCTGCCACTGATGGGGCTGGCGCTGGTGCAGGGCGTACCCGCTTCCACCCCGCATGCCGGTGCCAGACCGCCGTTCTGGCGCATTCTGGGCACCATCCGCTGGCAGGGCATGGGGGTAACGCTGCAGGGCGTGGGCTTTGGCGCACTGGGCGCGTTCCTGCCGCTGCGTTTCATCCATGCGCATTGGTCCCATGCCGGGCTGGGGCTGACATGCTTCGGGGTGGCGTTCGTTGCCGGGCGTCTGACATGCGGGCACCTGCCCGACCGCATCGGCGGGCTGAAGGTTGCGCTGTTCTCGCTCATGATCGAGGCGGCGGGGCAGTACCTGCTGTGGTGTGCGTCCTCCCCGCTGCTGGCCTTTGCGGGGGCGGTGCTGACGGGGGCCGGGTGCTCCATGGTCTATCCCTCCCTCGGGGTGGAGGTGGTGCGCCTGGTCCCGCCCAACATGCGCGGCACGGCGCTGGGCGGGTTCGCCGCCTTTCAGGATCTGGCCTATGGCGCGACCGGCCCGGTGGCCGGACTGCTGGCGGACCGTTTTGGCTATGACATCGTGTTCCTGCTGGGCGGCCTGTGCGCCACGGGTGGCGTGGGCATCGTCCTTGGACTGCTGAACGCGCGCAAAAGGGAGGCACGGGCGGGATGA
- a CDS encoding dimethylarginine dimethylaminohydrolase family protein, with translation MGTNRWFVDSETGELADVLLCPPDHYAWIPSNDIAIQSMASGATIDRAALRAQFDGLVATLREAGVSCHFLTPHEGMPYEVYTRDSSQTTPFGTVVTRLSRPERRAEIGPVHDFYGRDAIWKTCTKGHIEGGDIHIIRPGLLAVGVSGGRTDAAGAAEFMGWFEDAGWTCRMIRFPEHFLHLDVIFTMVAENLAIAAVDVLSDADLDWFRTQGIRLLPVSYREAMRDMGCNVLALGRGRVISPRHCTRINQMLRAEGLDVLDPELDQFSQGGGSIHCMTMPLRRRSLLPG, from the coding sequence ATGGGAACGAACCGCTGGTTTGTGGACAGTGAAACCGGGGAACTGGCGGACGTGCTGCTGTGCCCGCCGGACCATTATGCCTGGATTCCCAGCAACGACATCGCCATCCAGAGCATGGCATCGGGTGCGACCATCGACCGCGCGGCGCTGCGGGCGCAGTTTGACGGGCTGGTCGCCACCCTGCGTGAAGCCGGGGTCAGCTGCCATTTCCTGACCCCGCATGAAGGCATGCCCTACGAGGTCTATACCCGCGACAGTTCCCAGACCACGCCGTTCGGCACCGTCGTCACCCGCCTGTCACGCCCCGAACGCCGGGCGGAGATCGGGCCGGTGCATGATTTCTATGGCCGCGACGCGATCTGGAAGACCTGCACGAAGGGGCATATCGAAGGCGGTGACATCCACATCATCCGCCCCGGCCTGCTGGCGGTGGGTGTAAGCGGTGGCCGCACGGACGCCGCGGGTGCGGCCGAGTTCATGGGCTGGTTCGAGGATGCGGGCTGGACATGCCGGATGATCCGTTTTCCCGAACATTTCCTGCATCTCGACGTGATCTTCACCATGGTGGCGGAGAACCTTGCCATCGCGGCGGTGGACGTGCTGTCCGATGCGGATCTGGACTGGTTCCGCACGCAGGGCATCCGCCTGCTGCCGGTCAGCTACCGCGAGGCCATGCGCGACATGGGCTGCAACGTGCTGGCGCTGGGGCGCGGGCGCGTGATCAGCCCGCGGCACTGCACGCGCATCAACCAGATGCTGCGCGCGGAGGGGCTGGACGTGCTGGACCCCGAACTCGACCAGTTCTCGCAGGGCGGTGGCAGCATCCACTGCATGACCATGCCCCTGCGCCGCCGCTCGCTCCTGCCGGGATAG
- a CDS encoding PLP-dependent aminotransferase family protein: MRLHSPWHPHLPAGDTSPAERLADALAGDILGEKLNAGDRLPAHRDLAWRLDIGIGSVTRAYGMLERRGLVRSVRGRGTFVASHPGGRGCVIDLSANMPPPMFSDRALARTLSRLARTVDPTLFNVYPPIAGHIEHRRIMGHWLAELGVDIAPEGLLLASGAQQALGVALAASTREARVILTEELTYPGMLTLLRQAGLAPRGLEMDESGLMPTALEGALRDNAPGQCVLYVTPTMHNPTTATMDRARRQDIVRLCRAHDALIIEDDVYDCAADDRLPPLVTLAPERTFYVSSLSKTLSPGLRIGALAPPQRFMAAAREALLNSSLMIAPLSYAMMAQWMLDGTAASVRQALRAEARRRRELAMQRLGPHLVPPSYDAFHAWMPMPVEQAMRFEAEAALHDVKVTPLRPFMASPHSPGRAGIRLCLGPASLPDLTEALHRLHALCAGKGKSVT; encoded by the coding sequence ATGCGCCTGCATTCCCCATGGCATCCCCATCTGCCCGCGGGCGATACCTCCCCTGCCGAACGTCTGGCCGATGCGCTGGCAGGCGACATACTGGGCGAAAAACTGAACGCGGGCGACCGCCTGCCCGCCCATCGTGACCTGGCATGGCGGCTGGATATCGGCATTGGCAGCGTCACACGTGCCTATGGCATGCTTGAACGCCGCGGGCTGGTACGCAGCGTGCGTGGCCGCGGCACCTTCGTGGCCTCGCACCCCGGTGGCAGGGGCTGCGTCATCGACCTGTCCGCCAACATGCCGCCACCCATGTTCAGTGACCGCGCGCTGGCCCGCACGCTTTCCCGCCTGGCACGCACGGTCGACCCGACGCTGTTCAATGTCTATCCCCCCATTGCCGGGCATATCGAACACCGCCGGATCATGGGCCATTGGCTGGCGGAACTGGGTGTGGACATCGCGCCCGAGGGACTGCTGCTGGCCAGTGGCGCACAGCAGGCGCTGGGCGTGGCGCTGGCCGCCAGTACGCGCGAAGCCCGTGTCATCCTGACCGAGGAACTGACCTATCCCGGCATGCTGACCCTGCTGCGCCAGGCGGGACTGGCCCCACGCGGGCTGGAGATGGATGAGTCCGGCCTGATGCCCACGGCCCTGGAAGGCGCGCTGCGCGACAACGCGCCGGGACAGTGCGTGCTGTACGTCACGCCCACCATGCACAACCCCACCACCGCCACCATGGACCGTGCCCGCAGGCAGGACATCGTACGCCTGTGCCGCGCCCATGATGCCCTAATCATAGAGGATGACGTGTATGACTGCGCAGCCGATGACAGGCTACCCCCGCTGGTCACGCTGGCGCCGGAGCGGACTTTTTATGTCAGCAGCCTGTCCAAGACATTAAGCCCCGGTCTCCGCATCGGCGCGCTGGCGCCCCCGCAGCGCTTCATGGCGGCGGCGCGGGAGGCGCTGCTCAATTCATCACTCATGATCGCGCCGCTGTCCTACGCCATGATGGCGCAATGGATGCTGGATGGCACCGCGGCTTCCGTGCGGCAGGCCCTGCGTGCGGAAGCCCGGCGGCGCAGGGAACTGGCCATGCAGCGCCTTGGCCCGCATCTTGTCCCGCCATCGTATGACGCCTTCCATGCCTGGATGCCCATGCCGGTGGAACAGGCCATGCGCTTCGAGGCCGAAGCCGCGCTGCACGACGTAAAAGTGACACCGCTGCGTCCCTTCATGGCCAGCCCGCACTCCCCGGGCAGGGCGGGCATACGCCTGTGCCTTGGCCCCGCCAGCCTGCCGGACCTGACGGAAGCCCTGCACCGCCTGCATGCATTGTGCGCGGGAAAGGGCAAAAGTGTCACGTGA
- a CDS encoding putative quinol monooxygenase, producing MTEQPITVIATIRIRPGHERAALDAIRHCVAQSRLEKTNISYQCHRDIGDGDIFVFVERWASPAALAEHETTPHFRAMAEVFRTALAEPLHVRITREI from the coding sequence ATGACAGAACAGCCCATTACGGTCATCGCCACCATCCGCATCCGCCCCGGTCATGAACGGGCGGCGCTGGACGCCATCCGCCACTGCGTTGCGCAATCACGGCTGGAAAAGACCAATATTTCCTATCAGTGCCACCGCGACATCGGTGATGGGGACATATTCGTGTTTGTCGAACGCTGGGCCAGTCCCGCCGCACTGGCGGAACATGAAACCACGCCACATTTCCGCGCCATGGCGGAAGTATTCCGCACCGCGCTGGCCGAACCGCTGCATGTACGGATCACGCGTGAAATCTGA
- a CDS encoding Tm-1-like ATP-binding domain-containing protein, whose protein sequence is MTAGYVHIVGTCDTKLAELAYIRQILHEGGIDARIVDVSTRDHAGQADVSARTVAGFHPRGEAHVFSGDRGRSIAAMAEALRHYLSTRRNMLGVLAIGGSGGTALVAPALQALPLGLPKLVVSTVASGNTAPYVGGSDIAMLYSVTDMEGLNRLSRLILCNAAHAMAGMVRTPCLPAPDPRPAIGLTMFGVTTPCVDHIVRQMDTRFDCLVFHATGTGGRAMERLADEGMLRGFIDVTLTEFCDRVAGGIFPCDSDRLGAVIRSGLPYVGSCGGLDMVNFGARASVPERYAGRTFVEHNPQITLMRTSAAECRAMGHMIGHQLNRCTGEVRFLYPEGGFSLLDQPGAPFYDPDADEAFLAALSETLDQTPRRRLIRLPHALNDPAFADALAHEFSSIFKENTDNAQHPPQ, encoded by the coding sequence ATGACGGCGGGTTACGTCCATATTGTCGGCACATGCGACACCAAGCTGGCCGAACTGGCCTATATCCGCCAGATCCTGCACGAAGGCGGGATCGACGCGCGGATCGTGGATGTCAGCACGCGTGACCACGCGGGGCAGGCCGATGTCAGCGCCCGTACGGTGGCCGGTTTCCATCCACGCGGTGAAGCCCATGTCTTCAGTGGCGACAGGGGGCGCTCCATTGCCGCCATGGCGGAGGCGCTGCGTCATTACCTGTCCACGCGCAGGAACATGCTGGGCGTGCTGGCCATTGGCGGTTCGGGGGGGACGGCACTGGTGGCCCCGGCATTGCAGGCCCTGCCGCTTGGCCTGCCCAAGCTGGTTGTCTCCACTGTGGCATCGGGCAATACCGCGCCCTATGTCGGTGGATCGGACATCGCGATGCTGTATTCCGTGACCGACATGGAAGGGCTGAACCGCCTGTCACGCCTTATCCTGTGCAATGCCGCCCATGCCATGGCGGGCATGGTGCGCACGCCCTGCCTGCCCGCGCCCGACCCGCGTCCTGCCATCGGGCTGACCATGTTTGGCGTGACCACGCCATGCGTGGACCATATCGTGCGGCAGATGGACACGCGGTTCGACTGCCTTGTCTTCCACGCCACCGGCACGGGTGGCCGCGCCATGGAACGGCTGGCGGATGAAGGCATGCTGCGCGGCTTCATCGACGTGACCCTGACCGAGTTCTGTGACCGGGTGGCAGGGGGCATATTCCCGTGCGACAGCGACCGGCTTGGTGCTGTCATCCGCAGCGGGCTGCCCTATGTCGGCAGTTGCGGCGGCCTGGACATGGTCAATTTCGGCGCGCGCGCCAGCGTGCCCGAACGCTATGCCGGCCGCACCTTTGTCGAGCATAATCCGCAGATCACCCTCATGCGTACCAGCGCGGCGGAATGCCGGGCCATGGGCCACATGATCGGCCACCAGTTGAACCGGTGCACGGGAGAAGTGCGTTTTCTCTATCCCGAGGGCGGTTTTTCCCTGCTCGACCAGCCGGGGGCCCCTTTTTACGACCCCGACGCGGATGAAGCCTTCCTGGCGGCCCTGTCCGAAACACTGGACCAGACACCGCGCCGCAGGCTGATCCGCCTGCCGCATGCGCTGAACGACCCGGCCTTCGCCGATGCGCTGGCGCATGAATTTTCAAGCATATTCAAGGAGAATACAGATAATGCCCAGCATCCCCCGCAGTGA